One stretch of Streptomyces sp. NBC_01142 DNA includes these proteins:
- a CDS encoding PhzF family phenazine biosynthesis protein, whose translation MRIRIVDAFTDRPFTGNPAGVLLLDRDGFPADSWLQQVAAEVNLSETAFAHPLPAGGEADWALRWFTPTTEVGMCGHATLATAHVLHTTGTASGTVRFAARCGTLSATADEDGTLTLDFPTSPLTPVEVPDGVAEALGAKVLSAHDTGPHIGDLVLELPDERAVRELTPDLSALVAHSERGIIATAVAENPSGAYDFVSRCFFPGVGIDEDPVTGSAHTALAPFWSARLGRDELTGLQASARTGLVHTALRGERTLLTGRAVTVLDGELLAAP comes from the coding sequence ATGCGGATTCGAATCGTCGACGCCTTCACTGACCGCCCCTTCACCGGAAACCCCGCGGGAGTCCTTCTGCTGGACCGCGACGGCTTCCCCGCCGATTCCTGGCTCCAGCAGGTGGCGGCGGAGGTGAACCTCTCGGAGACCGCCTTCGCCCACCCGCTGCCCGCCGGCGGCGAGGCCGACTGGGCGCTGCGCTGGTTCACGCCGACCACCGAGGTCGGCATGTGCGGCCATGCCACCCTCGCCACCGCCCATGTGCTGCACACGACGGGGACCGCGAGCGGCACGGTGCGCTTCGCCGCGCGCTGCGGCACCCTGTCCGCCACCGCAGACGAGGACGGCACGCTCACGCTCGACTTCCCCACGTCCCCGCTCACCCCGGTCGAGGTCCCGGACGGTGTGGCCGAGGCTCTGGGCGCGAAGGTCCTGTCGGCCCACGACACAGGCCCCCACATCGGCGATCTGGTCCTCGAGCTGCCCGACGAGCGAGCCGTACGGGAGCTGACGCCGGACCTCTCCGCCCTCGTGGCGCACTCCGAACGCGGCATCATCGCCACCGCCGTCGCCGAGAACCCTTCCGGCGCCTACGACTTCGTCTCGCGCTGCTTCTTCCCCGGGGTCGGCATCGACGAGGACCCGGTGACGGGCAGCGCACACACCGCCCTCGCCCCTTTCTGGTCCGCACGCCTGGGCCGCGACGAACTGACAGGTCTCCAGGCCTCCGCCCGCACCGGCCTGGTCCACACCGCCCTGCGGGGTGAGCGCACTCTGCTGACCGGCCGTGCCGTGACCGTCCTCGACGGCGAGCTGCTCGCCGCGCCCTGA
- a CDS encoding TniB family NTP-binding protein, giving the protein MPLSGQASDDFGRHLTTLLGWRSFIATFLSQPMVIMSESEYEALVEAAESDPLAKEKKNTYDDDRLNHHARLQVIATSTVRHTVTCGRRLIILNRGAISARRGLLVSGPANTGKTIALTQLGLAHELVDRRRHPGQDERIPVIYITVPPAATPRMIAAEFARFLGLPVTRSLNITDLTEAVVGVCTTARTGLVLVDEIHNISLHTRHGAEASDTLKYFSERIPATFAYAGIDVESGGLLSGTRGDQIAGRFTPVATHPFPYNKEWKGLVAQMEETLLLHRHKRGTLARLDRFLNTRTGGMIGTLAHQIRGAAVDAILTGSEKITKSGLLAVDLDIASGRDRPNNPPTAGNRW; this is encoded by the coding sequence ATGCCGCTGTCCGGCCAAGCCAGCGACGACTTCGGCCGGCATCTGACCACCCTGCTTGGATGGCGCTCGTTTATCGCGACCTTCCTGAGCCAGCCGATGGTCATCATGAGCGAGAGCGAGTACGAGGCGCTCGTCGAGGCGGCCGAGTCCGATCCGCTGGCGAAAGAGAAGAAGAATACGTACGACGACGATCGGCTGAACCATCACGCGCGCCTGCAAGTGATCGCCACGTCCACGGTCCGGCACACCGTGACCTGCGGACGTCGCCTGATCATCCTGAACCGGGGCGCGATCAGTGCCCGCCGCGGACTTCTCGTCTCAGGGCCTGCGAACACCGGCAAGACGATCGCTCTCACCCAACTCGGCTTGGCCCACGAACTCGTGGACCGGCGCCGACACCCAGGCCAGGACGAGCGCATTCCGGTCATCTACATCACCGTTCCGCCGGCCGCGACGCCTCGCATGATCGCAGCCGAGTTCGCTCGTTTCCTCGGCCTCCCCGTCACCCGCAGCCTGAACATCACCGACTTGACCGAGGCCGTGGTCGGCGTCTGCACCACCGCCCGCACCGGCCTCGTCCTGGTCGACGAGATCCACAACATCTCCCTGCACACGCGGCACGGAGCCGAGGCATCCGACACCCTCAAGTACTTCTCCGAGCGCATCCCGGCGACGTTCGCCTATGCAGGAATCGACGTCGAGTCCGGAGGCCTCCTCTCCGGCACCCGCGGTGACCAGATCGCAGGGCGCTTCACCCCCGTGGCCACCCACCCGTTCCCCTACAACAAGGAATGGAAGGGACTGGTCGCGCAGATGGAGGAAACCCTCCTCCTGCACCGGCACAAGCGCGGCACGTTGGCCCGCCTCGATCGCTTCCTCAACACCCGGACCGGCGGCATGATCGGCACCCTCGCCCACCAGATCCGCGGGGCTGCCGTCGATGCCATCCTGACTGGCAGCGAGAAGATTACCAAGAGCGGGTTGTTGGCCGTCGACCTGGACATCGCCTCGGGACGTGACCGCCCGAACAACCCGCCAACGGCGGGCAATCGGTGGTGA
- a CDS encoding CPBP family intramembrane glutamic endopeptidase has protein sequence MQAKAGGVADSLPQEGMSREILRCETLLVLALSLGASGVSALISFVGSVTKPGGLKDQAATLNGSYAPGRPWLDLAWQLFGITTALVPVALVAYLLLREGVGLRAIGFDRTRPWPDLGRGVLVAAGIGSAGLAFYLVARAAGFNLTVVPEALPDVWWKYPVLILSAIQNSVVEEVIVVGYLLRRLGQLGWTPMAALVASSVLRGSYHLYQGIGGFIGNMVMGVVFVLLYRRWGRVGPLVAAHALLDIVAFVGYGLLAGKVGWLPTP, from the coding sequence GTGCAGGCGAAGGCGGGAGGCGTGGCTGATTCTCTTCCTCAAGAGGGCATGTCACGAGAGATCTTGCGGTGCGAGACGCTTCTGGTGCTCGCCCTCTCGCTGGGCGCGAGCGGAGTGTCGGCGCTGATCAGCTTTGTCGGATCAGTGACGAAACCGGGGGGTTTGAAGGACCAGGCGGCAACGCTGAACGGGTCGTACGCCCCCGGCCGGCCGTGGCTTGATCTCGCCTGGCAGCTCTTCGGGATCACGACGGCGCTGGTGCCTGTCGCGCTCGTCGCGTATCTGCTGCTGAGGGAGGGTGTGGGGCTGCGGGCGATCGGATTCGACCGGACCAGGCCGTGGCCGGATCTGGGGCGGGGCGTGCTCGTTGCGGCGGGTATCGGCAGCGCCGGACTCGCGTTCTATCTCGTGGCGCGCGCCGCCGGGTTCAACCTCACCGTGGTGCCCGAAGCGCTGCCCGATGTGTGGTGGAAGTACCCGGTGCTCATCCTCTCGGCGATCCAGAACTCCGTGGTGGAGGAAGTGATCGTCGTCGGGTATCTGCTGCGCAGACTCGGGCAGTTGGGGTGGACGCCGATGGCGGCGCTGGTGGCGAGTTCGGTGCTGCGCGGCTCGTACCACCTCTATCAGGGCATCGGCGGCTTCATCGGCAACATGGTGATGGGTGTGGTGTTCGTACTGCTCTACCGGCGGTGGGGGCGGGTGGGGCCGCTGGTGGCGGCGCATGCGCTGCTCGACATCGTCGCCTTCGTCGGGTACGGGCTGCTCGCCGGGAAGGTGGGGTGGCTGCCCACACCGTGA
- a CDS encoding substrate-binding domain-containing protein: MGRHSLPDDDATDGGRSRPRVRRRTIAIATTLVLAVAAGTGIAAQNGLLSFTGSCEDSAVRLDLIASPDIAPAVREAAVRAREEQITSDGQCMDVRVVARENHKVAQELAVDAGKPEYEVWLPDSAVWAERVQDLGDGVPLTPAGNVATTRVALATVPSAGSTLGWPKKTYTWAQLTAAATETDSVRLGTADPARSATGLLALTSVSQSARKEGPEADTRVAATAKLLSQRVSEADSQVVRTLAPDEPGKGEAEDGGKGGKGGGNSKDGDDDARRNQAVFLSEQAAFAHNSAADGSGRDLALFYPKDGAPQLDYPYHLVDETELSTDESRAATRFMALLADTQSRRTLSAHGFRPADGPVGESLVRTAGGRAPQPYATTAAPAEPLSPDTLQETLGMWTITVQNARLTTVVDVSGSMQQPVPGREPQSRLDVTKESLLEGLGQFTSEDEIGLWEFATGLDGSRDYRELVETARLGGPAKGGGTQRAQLSAAFGRLAPVPDGATGLYDTTLAAFKEAQATYVKGKFNAVVILTDGSDQDRFSISRDELISRLKKLGDPERPVPLIAIAVGPDADRKEADEIARATRGAGYQVSDPAEIQAVILKAIMAIGQTQQTGRTAQE; encoded by the coding sequence ATGGGACGTCACAGCTTGCCCGACGACGACGCGACGGACGGAGGCAGGTCCCGCCCGCGCGTACGCCGTCGCACGATCGCCATCGCCACGACACTCGTCCTCGCCGTGGCGGCAGGGACGGGCATCGCCGCGCAGAATGGCCTGCTGTCCTTCACCGGCTCGTGCGAGGACTCCGCCGTACGCCTGGATCTGATCGCCTCCCCCGACATCGCCCCGGCCGTGCGCGAAGCCGCCGTGCGGGCCCGTGAGGAGCAGATCACCTCCGACGGCCAGTGCATGGACGTACGCGTCGTGGCCCGCGAGAACCACAAGGTCGCACAGGAGCTGGCAGTCGACGCCGGCAAGCCCGAGTACGAGGTGTGGCTGCCCGATTCGGCCGTCTGGGCCGAGCGTGTGCAGGACCTGGGGGACGGAGTGCCCCTGACACCGGCCGGCAATGTCGCGACGACGCGCGTGGCCCTGGCCACGGTGCCCTCGGCGGGCAGCACACTGGGCTGGCCGAAGAAGACGTACACCTGGGCGCAGCTGACGGCGGCCGCCACCGAGACGGACTCGGTGCGCCTGGGCACCGCCGACCCCGCCCGCAGCGCCACCGGGCTGCTCGCGCTCACCAGCGTCTCGCAGTCCGCGCGGAAGGAGGGCCCCGAGGCCGACACCAGGGTCGCGGCCACCGCCAAACTGCTGTCGCAGCGGGTGTCCGAGGCGGATTCTCAGGTCGTGCGCACGCTGGCGCCGGACGAGCCGGGCAAGGGCGAGGCGGAGGACGGCGGCAAGGGCGGCAAGGGCGGCGGCAACAGCAAGGACGGCGACGACGACGCCCGGCGCAACCAGGCGGTGTTCCTCTCCGAGCAGGCGGCCTTCGCCCACAACTCCGCCGCCGACGGCAGTGGCCGCGACCTTGCGCTCTTCTACCCCAAGGACGGCGCGCCACAGCTGGACTACCCGTACCACCTGGTCGACGAGACCGAGCTCAGCACCGACGAGAGCCGGGCGGCCACCCGCTTCATGGCGCTCCTTGCCGACACACAGTCCCGGCGCACCCTGTCCGCCCACGGCTTCCGCCCGGCCGACGGCCCCGTCGGGGAATCCCTCGTACGCACCGCGGGAGGGCGCGCGCCCCAGCCGTACGCCACGACCGCGGCCCCGGCCGAACCACTGTCTCCGGACACCCTCCAGGAGACGCTCGGCATGTGGACGATCACCGTACAGAACGCCCGGCTGACCACGGTCGTCGATGTCTCGGGATCCATGCAGCAGCCCGTGCCGGGCCGTGAACCGCAGAGCCGGCTGGATGTCACCAAGGAGTCGCTGCTCGAGGGGCTCGGGCAGTTCACGTCCGAGGACGAGATCGGGCTGTGGGAGTTCGCGACGGGCCTGGACGGCTCGCGCGACTACCGCGAGCTGGTGGAAACGGCCCGGCTCGGCGGCCCCGCGAAGGGCGGCGGCACCCAGCGCGCACAGCTGTCGGCCGCCTTCGGCAGGCTCGCTCCCGTGCCGGACGGCGCGACCGGTCTGTACGACACGACGCTGGCGGCCTTCAAGGAGGCGCAGGCCACCTATGTGAAGGGCAAGTTCAACGCCGTGGTCATCCTCACAGACGGCTCCGACCAGGACCGGTTCAGCATCTCCCGCGACGAGCTGATCTCCCGGCTCAAGAAGCTCGGGGACCCGGAGCGCCCGGTGCCGCTGATCGCCATCGCCGTGGGCCCCGACGCCGACCGGAAAGAGGCCGACGAGATCGCCAGGGCTACGCGCGGCGCGGGGTACCAGGTCAGCGACCCGGCAGAAATCCAGGCGGTGATCCTGAAGGCAATCATGGCGATCGGGCAGACGCAGCAGACGGGGCGGACCGCTCAGGAGTGA
- a CDS encoding glutamate-cysteine ligase family protein produces the protein MGKKVEAGGVDLSDRQKYRRKLQQCLEGLGRLLAEKRFDRPKNLMGLEIELNLAGADGMPRMMNAEVLERIASQDFQTELGMFNLEVNIVPHRLGGRVLDQLAEELRTGLGYAHRKATEIGSGIVMIGILPTLTQQDLVSANLSDVDRYMLLNDQIVAARGEDFILDIDGVERLTCTSTSIAPEAACTSVQLHLQVTPGRFADVWNAAQAVAAVQIAVGANSPFLFGKELWRESRPPLFQQATDTRPPELQAQGVRPRTWFGERWVDSAYDLFEENLRFFPALLPICDDEDPLRVLDDGGVPRLQELVLHNGTVYRWNRPVYGVVDGVPHLRVENRVLPAGPTVTDVVANAAFYYGLVRALAEESRPVWSRLPFAAAAENFDTACRYGIDAELRWPRPGRAGGITQVPAVKLVRDELLPLAAAGLDAWNVEPADRDLYLGVIEERCRRRVNGASWQAETYHRALEAGLERDAALAATTRRYCELMQEGEPVHTWPVGFPGPGRHS, from the coding sequence ATGGGGAAGAAGGTCGAGGCAGGCGGAGTGGACCTGTCCGATCGGCAAAAGTATCGGAGAAAGTTGCAGCAGTGCCTGGAGGGACTGGGACGGCTGCTGGCGGAGAAGAGGTTCGACCGCCCCAAAAATCTCATGGGACTCGAGATCGAGCTGAATCTCGCAGGTGCCGACGGTATGCCGCGGATGATGAATGCGGAGGTTCTCGAGCGAATCGCGAGCCAAGATTTCCAGACCGAGCTCGGAATGTTCAACCTGGAAGTGAACATCGTTCCTCACCGGCTCGGCGGGCGCGTTCTCGATCAGCTGGCCGAGGAGCTGCGCACCGGTCTTGGATATGCCCATCGCAAAGCCACCGAGATCGGCTCGGGGATCGTAATGATCGGAATTCTGCCGACCCTCACCCAGCAGGACCTGGTCTCCGCGAACCTGTCGGACGTTGATCGGTACATGCTGCTCAACGACCAGATCGTTGCGGCGCGCGGCGAGGACTTCATACTCGACATCGACGGCGTTGAGCGCCTGACCTGCACCTCGACGTCCATCGCACCCGAAGCCGCCTGTACTTCCGTGCAGTTGCACCTTCAGGTGACCCCGGGCCGGTTCGCGGATGTATGGAACGCGGCCCAGGCAGTGGCGGCGGTGCAGATCGCGGTGGGTGCCAATTCCCCCTTCCTGTTCGGCAAGGAGCTGTGGCGCGAGTCCCGGCCGCCCCTGTTCCAGCAGGCCACCGACACCCGCCCGCCAGAGCTCCAGGCCCAGGGCGTACGGCCGCGGACCTGGTTCGGCGAACGGTGGGTGGACTCGGCGTACGACCTCTTCGAGGAGAACCTGCGCTTCTTTCCCGCCCTGCTGCCGATCTGCGACGACGAGGATCCGCTGCGGGTCCTCGACGACGGCGGCGTACCGCGGCTGCAGGAACTCGTCCTGCACAACGGCACGGTCTACCGCTGGAACCGCCCGGTGTACGGAGTCGTCGACGGCGTCCCGCATCTGCGGGTGGAGAACCGCGTGCTGCCCGCCGGACCCACGGTCACCGATGTGGTCGCCAATGCCGCCTTCTACTACGGGCTGGTGCGCGCGCTCGCCGAGGAGTCCCGGCCGGTGTGGTCGCGGCTGCCCTTCGCCGCCGCGGCCGAGAACTTCGACACCGCGTGCCGCTACGGCATCGACGCCGAACTCCGGTGGCCGCGCCCGGGCCGGGCCGGTGGCATCACCCAGGTGCCCGCCGTCAAGCTCGTACGTGACGAACTGCTGCCGCTTGCCGCGGCCGGGCTCGACGCGTGGAACGTCGAGCCCGCGGACCGCGACCTCTATCTGGGAGTCATCGAGGAGCGGTGCAGGCGACGGGTGAACGGGGCCTCGTGGCAGGCGGAGACCTACCATCGCGCGCTGGAGGCCGGACTGGAGAGGGATGCGGCACTCGCGGCGACCACCCGCCGCTACTGCGAGCTGATGCAGGAAGGCGAGCCGGTGCACACGTGGCCGGTCGGTTTCCCCGGCCCCGGCCGTCACTCCTGA
- a CDS encoding Mu transposase C-terminal domain-containing protein: MDRLRRPPILTVGERVRFDGQVRGVLEVTAQAAVLEDAEAPHRVVALLELFAAEDFEVLFRPEQMPLPASSGLDLLPAAAVKQALWWEGHILEVVHGLPPDAEPGATPREEYGAGTSLAARDEAKAAELSRSGRLVTAHTVARLRRRYLKEGVAGLADRRAARKRPEFGAVDTRVVEAMRQAIEEGADPSTRTASYLIWRTKEILTHTEDEDETETEDEAEDGQAEPKWPSRATLYRLVEKLTAGTHALGSAVTRRSKAHTAGTTLGELTVTAPGEVMQIDSTPLDVMVRLDNGVVGKVELTGMIDVATRTPTALVLRPSTKSVDASVLLARTVTPELMRPGWVDALKMSRSVLPHRRLLTLDERLEHAAAKPVIVPEMIVCDHGKAFISHNFRASCRFLEIDFQPTHKGSPFEKGHIEKMLGSVATMFVQFLPGYTGRNTDRRGRHPEKENLWSLPELQDLLDEWVVAKWQNRPHDGLRDPDHPGRLFTPNQKYAALVESSGYVPVALSADDYTELLPAAWRVVNSYGIRINNRTYDAPGLGPMRRRDSGVTAKRGLWEVHRDPYDVSRVWVRNHRGEGEWIQATWKYLNRAPVPFGDLAWDHVSHQLPKATEEELAEAVAALLTRANAGPDPAEPGQKRKKNRPSKRDRQVVARTKVTAPAPAVLPEPQPADASAAEESVDEEEMAEVIPLGLFDPLEDPWRRS, translated from the coding sequence ATGGACCGGCTGAGGCGTCCGCCGATTCTGACAGTTGGCGAGCGGGTTCGGTTTGACGGGCAGGTCCGCGGAGTGCTCGAAGTGACCGCGCAGGCCGCAGTCCTGGAGGACGCGGAGGCTCCGCATCGCGTGGTGGCTCTGCTTGAGCTGTTCGCGGCGGAGGACTTCGAGGTCTTGTTCCGACCGGAGCAGATGCCGTTGCCTGCCTCATCCGGCTTGGACCTGCTGCCTGCCGCGGCGGTCAAGCAGGCTCTGTGGTGGGAGGGCCACATTCTGGAAGTCGTACATGGACTCCCGCCGGACGCGGAGCCCGGCGCGACGCCACGCGAGGAATACGGGGCGGGCACGTCGTTGGCCGCACGGGACGAGGCCAAGGCGGCCGAGCTGTCCCGGTCCGGTCGCCTGGTGACGGCCCACACGGTCGCCCGGCTGCGTCGCCGCTACCTCAAGGAAGGGGTTGCCGGGCTGGCAGATCGCCGGGCGGCCCGCAAGCGACCGGAGTTCGGGGCGGTGGACACCAGAGTGGTCGAGGCGATGCGCCAGGCCATCGAGGAAGGTGCCGACCCCTCCACTCGGACCGCGTCTTACCTGATCTGGCGGACGAAAGAGATCCTCACGCACACCGAGGACGAAGACGAGACGGAGACCGAAGACGAGGCCGAGGACGGACAAGCGGAGCCCAAGTGGCCTTCCCGGGCCACGCTCTACCGGTTGGTGGAGAAACTGACGGCGGGTACTCACGCCCTGGGCTCGGCGGTGACGCGCCGTTCGAAGGCTCATACGGCGGGCACGACCTTGGGAGAGCTGACGGTCACCGCTCCGGGTGAGGTCATGCAGATCGACTCCACTCCGCTGGACGTGATGGTTCGCCTCGACAACGGGGTGGTCGGCAAAGTCGAGCTCACAGGCATGATCGATGTCGCGACCCGGACCCCGACGGCGCTTGTCCTGCGGCCGTCGACGAAGTCCGTCGATGCCAGTGTGCTGCTGGCGCGGACCGTCACGCCCGAGTTGATGCGGCCGGGCTGGGTGGACGCGCTCAAGATGTCCCGCTCTGTGCTGCCTCACCGCCGACTGCTGACACTGGATGAGCGTCTGGAGCACGCGGCTGCCAAGCCGGTGATCGTCCCGGAGATGATCGTCTGCGATCACGGAAAGGCGTTCATCTCGCACAACTTCCGGGCATCGTGCAGGTTTCTGGAGATCGATTTCCAGCCGACCCACAAGGGCTCGCCCTTCGAGAAGGGCCACATCGAGAAGATGCTGGGCTCGGTTGCCACGATGTTCGTGCAGTTCCTCCCCGGATACACCGGCCGTAACACTGACCGTCGCGGCCGGCACCCGGAGAAGGAAAACCTGTGGTCACTGCCCGAGTTGCAGGATCTCCTCGACGAGTGGGTGGTCGCCAAGTGGCAGAACCGCCCTCATGACGGACTGCGAGACCCCGACCACCCGGGGCGGCTGTTCACTCCGAACCAGAAGTATGCCGCGCTGGTGGAGTCCAGTGGCTATGTCCCGGTCGCGCTCAGCGCAGACGACTACACCGAGCTTCTGCCCGCTGCCTGGCGGGTCGTCAACTCCTACGGTATTCGCATCAACAACCGCACCTACGATGCTCCGGGACTCGGGCCCATGCGTCGGCGCGATTCAGGTGTCACGGCCAAGCGGGGGCTCTGGGAGGTCCATCGCGACCCCTACGACGTCTCTCGTGTCTGGGTACGCAACCACCGCGGTGAAGGCGAGTGGATCCAGGCCACGTGGAAGTACTTGAACCGGGCGCCTGTTCCCTTCGGCGATCTCGCCTGGGACCACGTCAGTCACCAGCTTCCCAAGGCCACCGAGGAAGAACTCGCCGAGGCCGTGGCCGCTTTGCTGACCCGTGCGAACGCCGGACCGGATCCGGCCGAGCCCGGCCAGAAGAGGAAGAAGAACAGGCCCTCCAAGCGTGACCGCCAAGTGGTGGCCCGGACCAAGGTGACGGCTCCTGCCCCTGCCGTCCTTCCCGAGCCGCAGCCCGCAGACGCGTCAGCCGCCGAGGAATCCGTGGACGAGGAAGAGATGGCTGAGGTGATCCCACTGGGACTCTTCGACCCGCTTGAGGACCCTTGGAGACGTTCGTGA
- a CDS encoding DUF5999 family protein yields MCQHQPACPTSDSADREAARLVAHHPEQGWSLLCNGVLLFEDTGELLPDGQIIAPHRPTQPGQVMTAA; encoded by the coding sequence ATGTGCCAGCACCAGCCAGCCTGCCCGACCTCCGACTCCGCCGACCGGGAAGCAGCGCGTCTCGTGGCGCATCACCCGGAGCAGGGCTGGAGCCTGCTGTGCAACGGCGTCCTGCTCTTCGAGGACACCGGCGAGCTGCTGCCGGACGGGCAGATCATCGCGCCGCACCGGCCGACGCAGCCAGGGCAGGTGATGACGGCCGCCTGA
- a CDS encoding TnsA-like heteromeric transposase endonuclease subunit gives MEALSRAYGDEALTAFELDFLSNGERRKHALGASWQVPFEAVEPVRPFRWDKGTPGFAGWYYSTTVRDHVGYESWLERDRLILLDKDPQVRAISSQPFWLHWHDGKRRRRHAPDYFVRLATGQARIVDVRAEDDMDEDTRESFAVTQRACAAVGWEFEWAGRPQPILMANVRWLARYRRARCGRPEAVVERLLEVFSEPRRLWDGAALVGDRIQVLPVLFHLLWLGKLKVDLSGGLLKTGSLVWAKGRRQWTG, from the coding sequence GTGGAGGCGCTGTCGCGTGCGTACGGCGATGAAGCGTTAACAGCGTTTGAGCTGGACTTTCTCAGTAACGGCGAGCGTCGCAAGCACGCTCTGGGGGCGAGTTGGCAGGTTCCGTTCGAGGCAGTCGAACCTGTCCGACCGTTTCGCTGGGACAAGGGAACGCCGGGTTTCGCAGGCTGGTACTACTCGACGACCGTACGGGATCACGTGGGCTATGAGTCCTGGCTCGAGCGAGACCGGTTGATCCTGCTCGATAAAGATCCGCAGGTCAGGGCGATATCTTCGCAGCCCTTCTGGCTGCACTGGCATGACGGCAAACGGCGGCGCCGTCATGCTCCCGACTACTTTGTCCGGCTGGCTACGGGCCAGGCTCGGATTGTGGATGTCCGCGCCGAGGACGACATGGACGAGGACACACGGGAGTCCTTCGCAGTGACTCAGCGGGCCTGCGCGGCGGTGGGCTGGGAGTTCGAGTGGGCGGGCCGTCCGCAGCCGATTCTCATGGCTAACGTTCGGTGGCTGGCGCGGTATCGCCGGGCACGCTGCGGTCGACCGGAGGCGGTAGTCGAGCGACTCCTGGAGGTCTTCAGCGAGCCGAGGCGCCTGTGGGATGGTGCTGCGCTGGTCGGCGACCGGATCCAGGTCTTGCCGGTGCTGTTCCACCTGTTGTGGTTGGGGAAGCTGAAGGTGGATCTCTCGGGAGGGCTGCTGAAGACCGGAAGCCTGGTCTGGGCGAAGGGGCGGCGGCAATGGACCGGCTGA